A genomic window from Triticum urartu cultivar G1812 chromosome 7, Tu2.1, whole genome shotgun sequence includes:
- the LOC125523597 gene encoding ent-kaurene oxidase 2-like, whose product MEALLAELPAGGVGALASTAVAVGLLAVAVALAAKVDVGMGRKNRTNAPPVVPGLPIIGNLHQLKEKKPHKTFAKWSDIYGPIYTIRTGASSIVVLNSTEVAKEAMIEKFFCISTRKLSKALSVLTRGKTMVATSDYGEFHKTVKRHVMAAVLGSSAQRKFRNTRDMMMDNMLSSFHTLVSGDPHAPLNFREVFKVELFRLSLIQSLGEDVGSVYVKEFGREISKDEIYQITVVDLMMCAIDVDWRDFFPYLSWIPNKSFETRVLTTESRRTAVMQALIHQQKKRIARGEAKVSYLDSLLAENTLTDEQLTMLVWEEVIEAADTTLVTTEWAMYELAKNPDKQDRLFREIQDVCGDEMVTEDHLPRLPYLNAVFHETLRRHSPVALIPPRFVHEATKLAGYDIPAGTEIIINLHGCNMNKNDWEEPEEWRPERFLDGRFEAADMYKTMAFGVGRRVCAGSQQATTISCAAIARFVQEFSWRLREGDEEKVDTVQLTSYKLHPLHVHLSPRGRK is encoded by the exons ATGGAGGCGTTGCTTGCAGAGCTCCCCGCTGGGGGTGTGGGCGCGCTGGCTTCCACCGCCGTGGCTGTCGGCCTGCTGGCCGTGGCCGTCGCGCTCGCCGCTAAGGTTGACGTTGGGATGGGGCGCAAGAACCGCACCAACGCCCCCCCAG TGGTTCCTGGTTTGCCGATTATTGGAAATCTACATCAACTAAAAGAAAAGAAGCCCCATAAGACTTTTGCAAAATGGTCTGATATTTATGGGCCAATATATACAATAAGGACAGGGGCATCTTCGATAGTTGTGCTCAACTCAACAGAGGTAGCCAAGGAG GCAATGATTGAAAAATTCTTCTGCATATCTACTCGAAAGCTATCTAAAGCGTTGTCTGTGCTCACTCGTGGTAAAACCATGGTTGCTACCAGTGACTACGGGGAGTTCCACAAAACGGTGAAGCGTCATGTTATGGCGGCCGTGTTGGGTTCTTCTGCTCAG AGAAAATTCCGGAACACAAGGGACATGATGATGGATAACATGCTGAGCAGTTTTCATACGTTGGTGAGTGGTGACCCACATGCTCCTCTGAACTTCAGAGAGGTCTTCAAGGTCGAGCTATTCCGCTTGTCCTTGATACAG AGTTTGGGTGAGGATGTGGGTTCAGTTTACGTGAAGGAGTTTGGAAGGGAGATATCCAAGGATGAAATCTACCAGATCACCGTGGTCGACCTGATGATGTGTGCAATCGATGTCGATTGGAGGGATTTCTTCCCATACCTCAGCTGGATTCCGAACAAGAGCTTCGAAACAAGAGTTCTTACCACAGAATCTAGGCGAACGGCGGTGATGCAGGCGCTGATCCATCAACAGAAGAAACGAATTGCGCGCGGCGAG GCAAAGGTGTCCTATCTGGACAGCTTGCTGGCAGAGAACACGCTGACAGACGAACAGTTGACGATGCTGGTGTGGGAGGAGGTCATAGAGGCTGCAGATACCACGTTGGTCACTACCGAGTGGGCTATGTATGAGCTTGCCAAGAACCCAGATAAACAG GATCGTCTCTTCCGGGAGATCCAAGATGTCTGCGGCGACGAGATGGTCACCGAGGACCATCTGCCGCGGCTGCCGTACCTGAACGCGGTGTTCCACGAGACGCTGCGGCGCCATTCTCCTGTTGCACTGATACCTCCGAGGTTCGTCCATGAGGCCACCAAACTGGCCGGCTACGACATCCCAGCCGGCACTGAG ATCATCATCAACCTGCACGGATGTAACATGAACAAGAACGATTGGGAGGAGCCCGAGGAGTGGAGGCCGGAGAGGTTCCTGGACGGGAGGTTCGAGGCGGCGGACATGTACAAGACCATGGCGTTCGGCGTCGGGAGGAGGGTCTGCGCCGGAAGCCAGCAGGCGACGACCATCTCGTGCGCCGCCATAGCGCGGTTCGTGCAGGAGTTCTCCTGGAGGCTCAGGGAGGGCGACGAGGAGAAGGTGGACACCGTGCAGCTCACCAGCTACAAGCTCCATCCGCTCCACGTGCATCTCTCGCCGAGAGGGAGGAAGTGA